CCTTTCGGCGCGATCCCACCAAGGCAACCAGCCCTGCAACAGGAGCCGGCGTGGGCAGAAACCTCAGTGCTGGCGGCCAGTGTACTTCGGTGGAGGTGGTTCCTCCCTTTTCTAACAAAATAGGTAAAAGTAACACTCATTTCTGCCCCCCCCTTTCCTGAACAAGTGTGGAAACCTGAGCtgagaagaaatctgaaaatgttttcagatgaaagctggggagagggaaaTGGTGTTGCATACATCATAAAAAAACTGAGCTTCCTTTTGTGGCAGTGAGCTATATTTATctgcaaaataaacttttgagAGGAAAAGACCTCTGGGATACTTAAAATGGACAGAAGACAATAATACAGTTCCATAGGACAAATGAGCCAGCTGCTTTGATTGCACCATGCCCTCTGATGGGGACCAAGAAGGAGCCCCAGTGCAAGGGCCTTGGACACGGATGCAGGTACGGTACAAATGTCACAGTACGTGTATGATGTGTAGCTAAGAGCAGCCTTTGCCCCAAAGTGCCATTCCAGGCTTTGAAAGGCATCGATTCTCAAAGCATCCTGACTGAAGGGTTGGTCCTTTCAGCCCATTTTCATAGGGAAATCTGAGCTCGCAGTGATGTGTCGTGCCCAGAGCCAGGCGTGTGCTCCCGGCCTCCCCCTTGCCCCGCTCGGGGCTGGGGACCTGCTTCACTGAAAAGAAACGGGGTGGCAGCAGTGACTCAGATGAGCTCATTTCACTCTCCTGGTTTCTCCCGGATGATGAATCGCTCAACAGCCCTCAATCAGCGGAGAGGGCAGCTCCCAGGCATCCACAGACGGCTCTCCATTGAGAGTCAGTATCTCCGGGAGGGAGGGACCCAGCACTACCAGAGGCTGTCGCTGGTTGGCACATGGGATGGCCCTGAAAATtgaaaacagggaggaaaaaacagcTGCTGGAGGCTGTATCCGCCTGCTCACCTAGAAAAGCTACCAGCTGCCCTGGAAGATAAGCACTGGGTGAGAGACAGACCTGTGAATGCCCTGTGCCAGCATTTTTGCCCCCACCACGGCAGCTCTcttccatccccatcctcctgccctgaCCGACTGTGGGCTGAGCTGCatcccccaccccacggcagcagaagcaggagcgAAGGGAGACAGGCTGTGTCAGGCAGCCCAGGGATTCCCCAGGAGGAGTACCCCTGGCTAAAAGAACACAATGGACCGTTTCCGGATGATCTTCCAGTACTTCCAGTCCAACTCGGAGTCTGTAATGAATGGGATCTGTGGGCTGTTAGCCCTGGTTAGCGTAAAGATGTATACCTGCTTTGACTTCAGCTGCCCCTGTCTGCCCCAGTATAACATGGCATATGGCTTGGGGATCATGTTTGTACCCCCCATCGCCCTCTTCCTCTGCGGCCTCATCCTCAACAGACAGTCCCTGGTGATGCTGGAGGAGTGGAGGCGACCTCAGGGGCACAGAAAGAAGGACCTGGCTGTCATCAGGTAGGGCTTGCACCAGGAGTGGCATCCCTCCTTTCACCTCCCGCTTAGCTGTCTTGCCTCCATAGCTTTGATCTTCCtggtaattaattttcttctaagCAGAGCACTGCCACGCGTCAGCACAGATCTCACTGGAAGGCAGCACCAGCAATGAGACCCCAGAGCAGAAGAGGCATTGGATGGAGCAATGCTTTGGACAGTCCTGGGAGTCAGCTCCCTGGCTCCTGAAGGGCTGCTTGGCATAGGGCAGCCTGCGTCCATCAAGGCTGTGGACAGGGAGAAACCTCCCAGCATTTACcttctcacttctctctctcctgccccaggtACATGTGTTCTTCCATCATGCAGCGAGCCATGGTTGCCCCTGTCGTCTGGATCATAGTCACCCTCCTGGATGGCAAATGCCTGATCTGTGCTTTCAGTGGCTCCGTGGATCCTGAAAAGTTTGTGGGGTTTGCCAATGCCAGCCCGGTGCAGGCGCAGCAGCTGCTGGCCAAGGTGCCCTGCAAGGACGACGAGCTCATGAGGAACAACACGTCCCGCAAGGCAGTGTCCAGGTACCTGCGCTGCTGGTCCCAGGTAGGTCGCTGCCAGCAGAACCCCCCGTGTCAGTGAGGGGCCCGGGCACACGTCATCTGGTCCTGCTCTTCCTCAATTTGTCATGGCTTCACCACGGTCAGGCTGTTCTTTGCTTCTTTGTGCCCCCAAATGTTGCCACCCTCAGTGATAATCTCCAGAGTCACTCAGgtagggaaaagggaggaaataaaGGTTGTTTAATTAACAGAACTTTGTTTCTAGAAGAAGCAGCAACTTCTAAACTCAGATAATAAAAAGCGGGTTGCAAGGAATATAGGCGTCTCTTAAGGCCCTGTCCATTGTTAGAAGACCTTTCTATCTGCTGACCTCACAGATAGGACCCACTGTTCTAAGGACAGTGCAAGCTGAGACAGACAAAAGCAGCTCGATCAGGAGCTATAGGAGAACAGGACTCGATGGGGAGTGGAGCCCTGGCCAGCCCCtgctcttcatagaatcatagaatcataaaatggtttaggttggaagggatcttaaagatcacctagttccaacccctgccatgggcagggacacctcccactagaccaggttgctcaaagccccatccagcctggccttgaacacttccagggaagggcacccccagcttctctggaaaacctgtgccagtgtctcactattctcacaataaagaatttcttcctaatagctaatctaaatctaccctctttcaggcTCTTGGTACAGGAGTGCCAGGTCAGGGATGAGGAGCAGTGGGACAGTATTGAAAACAAGCTCTTCCTTCTTACCAAAGGGAGCTGCATGTAGTCTGGGCTGTCTTCACCCTGCTCCTGGGCCCCAGACCAGTGTAGGTGGCAGATGAAGACCTCACCGGAGATAAGTGAGCACCAAAGGAGAGCACTGAAATCCCTTTCTCCTGGCGCACTCCCATGCTCAAAGCACATGCTCCAGGCTAACTTTGCAAATAGTTATCCTCCTGAACTATTGATGCACAGATAAATGTCCTGTATTCCCTGGGAGGAGATTACACTGGTGCTCTGAGTGCAGTTTGGGGTGCTGGACTTCAGG
The sequence above is drawn from the Chroicocephalus ridibundus chromosome 6, bChrRid1.1, whole genome shotgun sequence genome and encodes:
- the CALHM3 gene encoding calcium homeostasis modulator protein 3; amino-acid sequence: MDRFRMIFQYFQSNSESVMNGICGLLALVSVKMYTCFDFSCPCLPQYNMAYGLGIMFVPPIALFLCGLILNRQSLVMLEEWRRPQGHRKKDLAVIRYMCSSIMQRAMVAPVVWIIVTLLDGKCLICAFSGSVDPEKFVGFANASPVQAQQLLAKVPCKDDELMRNNTSRKAVSRYLRCWSQALGWSILLILIIAAFLARWLRPCFNQATLLQARHWSNYIDIEQKIFEETCCEHSRLFAHKCILHFFESMRQEIKLHNFSLPRDREGAEGEEDLLRGITDQDQVNKLLKMWYYEKPPLDVSQVTQRHPLGRERPPLPWADSPATWSKFPQHTDV